A DNA window from Streptomyces canus contains the following coding sequences:
- a CDS encoding AAA family ATPase: MDPTTDNAGTTGDPGPARASLEALRAEIAKAVVGQDPAVTGLVVALLCRGHVLLEGVPGVAKTLLVRALASALELDTKRVQFTPDLMPSDVTGSLVYDTRSAEFSFQPGPVFTNLLLADEINRTPPKTQSSLLEAMEERQVTVDGTPRLLPDPFLVAATQNPVEYEGTYPLPEAQLDRFLLKLTIPLPSRQDEIDVLTRHAEGFNPRDLRAAGVRPVAGPADLEAARAAVAKTTISPEITAYVVDICRATRESPSLTLGVSPRGATALLATSRAWAWLTGRDYVIPDDVKALALPTLRHRVQLRPEAEMEGVTADSVINAILAHVPVPR, translated from the coding sequence ATGGACCCGACCACTGACAACGCCGGGACCACCGGGGACCCGGGCCCCGCCAGGGCCTCCCTGGAAGCCCTGCGCGCCGAGATCGCCAAAGCCGTGGTCGGCCAGGACCCCGCCGTGACCGGTCTCGTCGTCGCCCTCCTCTGCCGCGGACACGTACTACTGGAAGGAGTCCCTGGGGTCGCCAAAACGTTGCTCGTCCGCGCCCTCGCATCCGCACTCGAACTCGACACCAAGCGCGTCCAGTTCACCCCCGACCTCATGCCGAGCGATGTGACGGGCTCCCTGGTCTACGACACGCGCTCCGCCGAGTTCTCCTTCCAGCCCGGCCCGGTCTTCACCAACCTCCTCCTCGCGGACGAGATCAACCGCACCCCGCCCAAAACCCAGTCGTCCCTCCTGGAGGCCATGGAGGAACGCCAGGTGACCGTCGACGGCACCCCCCGCCTCCTCCCCGACCCGTTCCTGGTCGCCGCGACCCAGAACCCGGTCGAATACGAGGGCACCTACCCCCTCCCCGAAGCCCAGCTGGACCGTTTCCTCCTCAAACTGACGATCCCCCTCCCCTCCCGCCAGGACGAGATCGACGTCCTCACCCGCCACGCCGAGGGCTTCAACCCCCGCGACCTGCGCGCCGCCGGCGTACGCCCCGTGGCAGGCCCCGCCGACCTCGAAGCCGCACGCGCCGCGGTCGCCAAAACCACGATCTCCCCCGAGATCACCGCCTACGTCGTCGACATCTGCCGCGCCACACGCGAGTCCCCTTCCCTCACCCTGGGTGTGTCCCCGCGCGGCGCCACGGCCCTCCTGGCCACCTCACGCGCATGGGCGTGGCTGACGGGCCGCGACTACGTGATCCCCGACGACGTGAAGGCGCTGGCCCTCCCCACCCTCCGCCACCGCGTACAACTGCGCCCGGAGGCCGAGATGGAGGGCGTGACGGCCGACTCCGTCATCAACGCGATCCTCGCCCACGTCCCGGTCCCCCGCTGA
- a CDS encoding DUF58 domain-containing protein has product MALTGRAALLAALGSLPVGIWEPSWTGILAVNAPLAVACACDFALAAPVRRLGLARSGDTSARLGEAADVTLTVTNPSGRPLRAHMRDAWAPSSWQPGTEVKASRHQLTVPAGERRRLTTRLRPTRRGDRQADRVTIRSYGPLRLFSRQGTHKAPWTVRVLPPFTSRKHLPSKLARLRELDGRTSVLTRGEGTEFDSLREYVPGDDTRSIDWRATARQTSVAVRTWRPERDRHILVVLDTGRTSAGRVGDAPRLDASMDAALLLAALASRAGDRVDLLAYDRRVRALVQGRTAKDLLPSLVNAMAPLEPELVETNARALTATALRTAPRRSLIVLLTSLDAAPIEEGLMPVLPQLTQRHTVLLASVADPHIARMAMARGTTDAVYDAATAAQAQTERHRTAEQLRRHGVTVVDATPDELAPALADAYLALKAAGRL; this is encoded by the coding sequence ATGGCCCTCACCGGACGCGCCGCACTCCTCGCAGCCCTGGGTTCTCTCCCTGTCGGCATCTGGGAACCCAGCTGGACGGGCATCCTCGCCGTCAACGCCCCCCTGGCGGTGGCCTGCGCCTGCGACTTCGCCTTGGCGGCACCCGTACGACGACTCGGCCTGGCACGCTCCGGTGACACCTCCGCCCGCCTGGGCGAGGCCGCCGACGTCACCCTCACCGTCACCAACCCGTCCGGTCGCCCCCTCCGCGCCCACATGCGCGACGCCTGGGCCCCCAGCAGTTGGCAGCCCGGCACCGAAGTGAAAGCCTCCCGCCATCAGCTGACCGTCCCCGCCGGCGAACGCCGACGCCTCACCACTCGCCTACGCCCCACCCGCCGCGGCGACCGCCAGGCCGACCGAGTGACGATTCGCTCCTACGGCCCCCTGCGGCTCTTCTCCCGCCAGGGCACTCACAAGGCCCCCTGGACGGTCCGCGTCCTGCCCCCGTTCACCAGCCGCAAGCATCTCCCCTCGAAGCTCGCGCGCCTGCGCGAACTCGACGGCCGCACCAGCGTCCTCACCCGAGGCGAAGGCACGGAATTCGACAGCCTGCGCGAGTACGTCCCCGGCGACGACACCCGTTCCATCGATTGGCGAGCCACCGCCCGCCAGACGTCCGTCGCCGTACGCACCTGGCGCCCCGAACGCGACCGCCACATCCTCGTGGTCCTCGACACCGGCCGCACATCGGCGGGCCGCGTGGGCGACGCCCCCCGCCTTGACGCATCCATGGACGCGGCACTGCTCCTGGCCGCCCTCGCCTCCCGCGCCGGCGACCGCGTGGACCTCCTCGCATACGACCGCCGAGTACGCGCCCTGGTCCAAGGCCGAACAGCCAAGGACCTGCTCCCCTCCCTGGTCAACGCGATGGCCCCCCTTGAACCCGAGCTCGTCGAGACGAACGCTCGGGCCCTCACAGCCACAGCCCTGCGTACGGCCCCTCGCCGCTCCCTTATCGTGCTGCTCACCAGTCTCGACGCCGCACCGATCGAGGAGGGCCTGATGCCTGTTCTTCCTCAGCTCACCCAACGGCACACGGTCCTTCTGGCCTCAGTGGCGGACCCTCACATCGCTCGCATGGCCATGGCCCGCGGCACCACCGATGCGGTCTACGACGCCGCAACGGCTGCCCAGGCGCAGACTGAACGCCATCGCACGGCGGAACAACTCCGCCGCCATGGGGTGACTGTCGTCGACGCGACACCGGACGAACTGGCCCCAGCGCTGGCCGATGCCTATCTGGCATTGAAGGCGGCAGGACGCCTGTAA
- the ahcY gene encoding adenosylhomocysteinase: MTTVDNRQDFKVADLSLAEFGRKEITLAEHEMPGLMAIRKEYAETQPLAGARVTGSLHMTVQTAVLIETLVALGAEVRWASCNIFSTQDHAAAAIAVGPNGTADNPQGVPVFAWKGETLEEYWWCTEQALTWPNTPTGGPNMILDDGGDATLLVHKGVEYEKAGKVPSVDTAESDEHRCVLELLHRTITDGSQKWTQLASEIRGVTEETTTGVHRLYEMQRDGVLLFPAINVNDAVTKSKFDNKYGCRHSLIDGINRATDVLIGGKTAVVLGYGDVGKGCAESLRGQGARVIVTEIDPICALQAAMDGYQVTTLDEVVDKADIFVTTTGNKDIIMASDMAKMKHQAIVGNIGHFDNEIDMAGLAKIPGIVKDEVKPQVHTWKFPDGKVLIVLSEGRLLNLGNATGHPSFVMSNSFADQTLAQIELFTKPDEYPTDVYVLPKHLDEKVARLHLDALGVKLTQLRPEQAAYIGVEVDGPYKPDHYRY, encoded by the coding sequence ATGACGACTGTCGACAACCGACAGGACTTCAAAGTCGCCGACCTCTCCCTGGCCGAGTTCGGCCGCAAGGAGATCACCCTCGCCGAGCACGAGATGCCCGGCCTGATGGCGATCCGCAAGGAGTACGCCGAGACGCAGCCGCTCGCCGGCGCCCGCGTCACCGGCTCCCTGCACATGACCGTGCAGACCGCCGTCCTCATCGAGACCCTGGTCGCCCTGGGCGCCGAGGTCCGCTGGGCGTCCTGCAACATCTTCTCCACCCAGGACCACGCGGCCGCCGCCATCGCCGTCGGCCCGAACGGCACCGCGGACAACCCCCAGGGTGTCCCGGTCTTCGCCTGGAAGGGCGAGACCCTGGAGGAGTACTGGTGGTGCACGGAGCAGGCGCTGACCTGGCCGAACACCCCCACCGGCGGCCCGAACATGATCCTGGACGACGGCGGTGACGCCACTCTCCTCGTCCACAAGGGCGTCGAGTACGAGAAGGCCGGCAAGGTTCCCTCCGTCGACACCGCCGAGTCCGACGAGCACCGCTGCGTCCTCGAACTCCTGCACCGCACCATCACGGACGGCTCGCAGAAGTGGACCCAGCTGGCCTCTGAGATCCGCGGCGTGACCGAGGAGACCACGACCGGCGTCCACCGCCTGTACGAGATGCAGCGTGACGGGGTCCTCCTGTTCCCGGCGATCAATGTGAACGACGCCGTCACCAAGTCGAAGTTCGACAACAAGTACGGCTGCCGCCACTCCCTGATCGACGGCATCAACCGCGCCACCGACGTCCTCATCGGCGGCAAGACCGCGGTCGTCCTGGGTTACGGCGACGTGGGCAAGGGCTGCGCGGAGTCCCTGCGCGGCCAGGGCGCCCGCGTCATCGTCACCGAGATCGACCCGATCTGCGCTCTGCAGGCGGCGATGGACGGCTACCAGGTCACGACGCTGGACGAGGTCGTCGACAAGGCCGACATCTTCGTCACCACGACGGGCAACAAGGACATCATCATGGCCTCGGACATGGCCAAGATGAAGCACCAGGCGATCGTCGGCAACATCGGTCACTTCGACAACGAGATCGACATGGCCGGTCTCGCCAAGATCCCCGGCATCGTCAAGGACGAGGTCAAGCCGCAGGTCCACACCTGGAAGTTCCCCGACGGCAAGGTGCTCATCGTGCTGTCCGAGGGCCGTCTGCTGAACCTGGGCAACGCCACCGGCCACCCGTCGTTCGTGATGTCCAACTCCTTCGCGGACCAGACCCTGGCCCAGATCGAGCTGTTCACCAAGCCCGACGAGTACCCGACCGACGTCTACGTGCTGCCCAAGCACCTCGACGAGAAGGTCGCCCGCCTCCACCTGGACGCGCTCGGCGTGAAGCTGACCCAGCTGCGCCCGGAGCAGGCGGCGTACATCGGCGTCGAGGTCGACGGCCCGTACAAGCCGGACCACTACCGCTACTGA
- a CDS encoding DUF4129 domain-containing protein, whose amino-acid sequence MLRAKDTSVLSLARSDEPPLTIPRDPAREAARRELSKRMYHENDPSWFQRALNAFWDWVDKLFNSAASATPGGPLGLVVVIAAVLLVVAALWWRLGTPRRGPASSAALFDDRPRSAAGHRAAAEAHAAQGHWNQAVQERMRAIVRSLEERTLLDIRPGRTADEAAAEAGRALPSHTDRLRAAARDFDDVTYGGRAATEQSYHRIAELDRDLEHSKPVLAASASSHSAAHNARQGAAE is encoded by the coding sequence ATGCTGCGCGCCAAAGACACATCCGTGCTGTCACTGGCACGGTCCGACGAACCACCACTGACGATCCCGCGCGACCCCGCGCGAGAGGCGGCCCGTCGCGAGCTGTCCAAGCGCATGTACCACGAGAACGACCCCAGCTGGTTCCAGCGCGCCCTCAACGCGTTCTGGGACTGGGTCGACAAGCTGTTCAACTCCGCTGCGTCCGCAACACCAGGGGGACCACTCGGCCTCGTCGTCGTCATCGCCGCCGTCCTCCTGGTCGTCGCCGCGCTGTGGTGGCGCCTCGGCACTCCGCGCCGCGGGCCGGCCTCCTCCGCCGCCCTGTTCGACGACCGCCCACGAAGCGCCGCCGGCCATCGCGCGGCCGCCGAGGCACACGCCGCGCAGGGCCACTGGAACCAGGCCGTCCAGGAACGCATGCGAGCCATCGTTCGCTCCCTGGAGGAACGCACCCTCCTCGACATCCGCCCCGGCCGCACCGCGGACGAGGCCGCCGCGGAAGCGGGCCGCGCCCTGCCCTCCCACACGGACCGGCTGCGCGCCGCGGCCCGGGACTTCGACGACGTCACGTACGGCGGCCGGGCCGCGACCGAGCAGTCGTACCACCGCATCGCCGAACTCGACCGCGACCTGGAACACAGCAAGCCGGTGCTCGCGGCCAGTGCGAGCAGCCACAGCGCGGCCCACAACGCCCGCCAGGGAGCCGCCGAATGA
- a CDS encoding stage II sporulation protein M, translating to MDLDVFVTAHRAEWDRLDALLRRQRRLNGAEADELVALYQRTATHLSLIQSSAPDPQLTGRLSQLVARARSAVTGTRRASWRDVTRFLAYGFPAAVYRSRHWWVPTALLSTVVAALLGWWIGTHPEVQSSIAAPSELRELTRPGGQYETYYSSHPAASFAAQVWTNNAQAAAMCLVLGVFLGLPVLWILFQNMLNLGVGIGLMSSVGRLDTFLGLVLPHGLLELTAVFVAAGTGLRLGWTLIDPGPRSRRTALAEEGRAAVGMAIGLALVLFVSGAIEGFVTPSGLPTWARVTIGVVAESAFLAYVFVLGGRAARAGDTGDVEAAERSATVPTAA from the coding sequence ATGGACCTCGACGTCTTCGTCACCGCTCACCGAGCCGAATGGGACCGCCTCGACGCCCTGCTCCGGCGCCAGCGCCGGCTCAACGGCGCCGAAGCGGACGAACTCGTCGCCCTCTACCAGCGCACCGCCACCCACCTCTCGCTGATCCAGTCCAGCGCCCCCGACCCGCAGCTCACCGGCCGGCTCAGCCAACTCGTGGCACGCGCGCGTAGTGCCGTCACAGGAACCCGCCGCGCCTCCTGGCGCGATGTCACACGCTTCCTCGCCTACGGCTTCCCCGCCGCCGTCTATCGATCGCGGCACTGGTGGGTGCCCACCGCGCTGCTGTCCACCGTCGTCGCAGCCCTCCTGGGCTGGTGGATCGGCACCCACCCCGAGGTGCAGTCCTCCATCGCGGCCCCCAGTGAACTGCGCGAGCTCACCCGCCCCGGCGGCCAGTACGAGACGTACTACTCGAGCCATCCCGCGGCATCCTTCGCCGCCCAGGTCTGGACGAACAACGCCCAGGCGGCCGCCATGTGCCTGGTCCTGGGGGTCTTCCTGGGCCTCCCGGTCCTCTGGATCCTGTTCCAGAACATGCTCAACCTCGGCGTCGGCATCGGCCTGATGTCGTCGGTCGGCCGTCTCGACACCTTCCTCGGCCTCGTGCTCCCGCACGGCCTCCTCGAACTCACCGCGGTCTTCGTCGCGGCCGGCACGGGCCTGCGTCTCGGCTGGACCCTGATCGATCCCGGCCCTCGCTCCCGACGCACGGCGCTGGCGGAAGAGGGCCGAGCCGCCGTGGGCATGGCGATAGGCCTCGCGCTGGTCCTGTTCGTCTCCGGCGCCATAGAAGGCTTCGTCACCCCCTCGGGTCTGCCCACGTGGGCCCGGGTAACCATCGGGGTCGTCGCCGAGTCGGCCTTCCTCGCCTACGTCTTCGTCCTGGGCGGACGAGCGGCGCGTGCGGGTGACACGGGCGATGTCGAGGCTGCCGAGCGCAGCGCAACCGTCCCCACCGCCGCCTGA
- a CDS encoding fructose-specific PTS transporter subunit EIIC, protein MTSPAGPPPTGGGSEQQRWKLLAVTACPTGIAHTYMAAEKLAQAAASRGIDMKVETQGSIGAENILDDNDVSTADGVIVAADKDVDLSRFVGKRVLTVGVAEGIHHPEQLIERVRSAPVHTAGATPATSASGGGKERSVAYKALMNGVSYMIPFVVVGGLLIAISLSLGGHTDPSGGLVIPKDSFWMDINNIGVIGFTLMVPILSGYIAYAIGDRPALVPGMIGGWIANTGDLYDSKAGAGFIGAIVTGFLAGYLVLWIKKVKVPKFVQPIMPIIVIPIVATTALGLFFIYVIGKPISWVFEHLTDWLSGMTGTSAILLGAILGLMIAFDMGGPVNKTAFLFGTGLIATGNQTVMGMCAAAIPVMPLGQGLATLIRKRLYTEQERETGLAALFMGCFGISEGAIPFAAARPAQVIPANMLGGAVAGAIAGVAGVEDAVPHGGPIVAVLGAVSGVPMFFVAVLIGTAVTALTTVTLVDVSERRRRGAAPVAGLGVAGPLEPALVGVGAGAAAGGAAGAVVAQRVVASSSAPAAEAAPAGTPNVGDTGAGKKANADADTNTGAGTKAAGIPAAEADGEVLSGYLSERTVKIALEARDKEAAIREMAELLARTGKVADLDELVATALRREEQGTTGLGEEIAIPHAKTDAVTRPVVGFARSAEGVEWGSLDGTKARLVFMISVPEAAAGDEHLRILALLSRKLMDPGFRERLIAAPDEGAVLEVLSEVR, encoded by the coding sequence GTGACCAGTCCGGCCGGACCTCCCCCCACGGGCGGCGGCAGTGAGCAGCAGCGATGGAAACTGCTCGCGGTGACCGCGTGCCCGACCGGCATCGCCCACACATATATGGCCGCAGAGAAGCTCGCGCAGGCCGCAGCGAGCCGTGGAATCGACATGAAGGTGGAGACCCAGGGCTCGATCGGGGCTGAAAACATTCTAGATGACAACGATGTCAGCACCGCGGACGGCGTCATCGTCGCCGCGGACAAGGACGTGGACCTGAGCCGTTTCGTGGGCAAGCGCGTTCTGACAGTGGGGGTGGCGGAAGGGATCCATCACCCTGAGCAGTTGATCGAACGGGTGCGGTCTGCGCCGGTGCACACGGCGGGCGCCACCCCGGCCACATCGGCATCGGGCGGCGGCAAGGAGCGGAGCGTCGCGTACAAAGCGCTGATGAACGGGGTCAGTTACATGATCCCGTTCGTGGTGGTCGGCGGGCTGCTGATCGCGATCTCGCTCTCGCTCGGCGGGCACACCGACCCGTCCGGCGGCCTGGTCATCCCGAAGGACTCCTTCTGGATGGACATCAACAACATCGGTGTCATCGGCTTCACGCTGATGGTGCCGATCCTGTCCGGATACATCGCCTACGCCATCGGGGACCGGCCCGCCCTCGTGCCGGGCATGATCGGTGGCTGGATCGCGAACACGGGTGACCTGTACGACTCGAAGGCGGGCGCGGGGTTCATCGGGGCGATCGTGACCGGGTTCCTCGCCGGGTATCTGGTGCTGTGGATCAAGAAGGTCAAGGTCCCGAAGTTCGTGCAGCCGATCATGCCGATCATCGTGATCCCTATCGTGGCGACCACGGCGCTGGGGCTGTTCTTCATCTACGTCATCGGGAAGCCGATCTCCTGGGTGTTCGAGCACCTCACCGACTGGCTCAGCGGGATGACGGGGACGAGCGCGATCCTGCTGGGCGCGATTCTGGGGCTCATGATCGCGTTCGACATGGGTGGGCCGGTCAACAAGACGGCCTTCCTGTTCGGTACGGGGCTGATCGCGACCGGCAACCAGACGGTCATGGGTATGTGCGCGGCCGCGATCCCTGTCATGCCGCTCGGGCAGGGGCTGGCGACCTTGATACGGAAGCGCCTCTACACCGAGCAGGAGCGGGAGACCGGTCTGGCCGCGCTGTTCATGGGCTGTTTCGGCATCTCCGAGGGTGCGATCCCGTTCGCCGCGGCGCGGCCCGCACAGGTGATTCCGGCCAACATGCTCGGCGGGGCGGTGGCCGGCGCGATCGCCGGTGTCGCCGGGGTCGAGGACGCGGTGCCGCACGGCGGGCCGATCGTGGCGGTGTTGGGCGCGGTGAGCGGGGTGCCGATGTTCTTCGTGGCCGTGTTGATCGGCACCGCGGTCACCGCGCTGACGACGGTCACGTTGGTCGACGTCAGTGAGCGGAGGCGCAGGGGTGCGGCGCCGGTGGCAGGACTGGGCGTGGCCGGGCCGCTCGAGCCCGCGCTGGTCGGGGTGGGCGCCGGTGCGGCGGCGGGTGGAGCCGCCGGTGCCGTGGTGGCTCAGCGGGTCGTGGCCTCGTCGAGCGCGCCCGCCGCGGAGGCGGCACCGGCCGGGACGCCGAACGTCGGGGACACCGGCGCCGGCAAAAAAGCCAACGCCGACGCTGACACCAATACGGGTGCCGGCACCAAGGCCGCCGGCATCCCCGCGGCCGAAGCCGACGGCGAAGTCCTCTCCGGCTATCTCAGCGAGCGGACCGTGAAGATCGCTCTCGAGGCCCGTGACAAGGAGGCCGCCATCCGGGAGATGGCCGAGCTGCTCGCCCGGACCGGCAAGGTGGCGGACCTGGACGAACTGGTAGCCACCGCCTTGCGGCGGGAGGAGCAGGGAACCACCGGGCTCGGGGAGGAGATCGCGATTCCGCATGCCAAGACGGATGCGGTGACCAGGCCCGTCGTCGGGTTCGCGCGGTCCGCCGAGGGTGTCGAGTGGGGTTCGCTGGACGGTACGAAGGCCAGGCTGGTCTTCATGATCTCCGTGCCGGAGGCGGCAGCGGGCGATGAACACCTACGGATCCTGGCGCTGCTGTCGCGCAAGCTGATGGACCCCGGGTTCCGGGAGCGGCTCATCGCGGCGCCGGACGAGGGGGCGGTGCTGGAGGTGCTGAGCGAGGTCCGGTAG
- a CDS encoding RDD family protein, which yields MSELVTGEAVALELRPAKLPSRALAVLIDLIVAMVVYIAVTVALVAASASLDDAAQVALSIAAFLLVLVGGPIAVETLSHGRSLGKLAVGLRVVRDDGGPIRFRHALVRGAIGVIEILMTFGVVACIASLVSARGRRLGDVFAGTLVVRERIPVGPSGFVPPPPPWLSGRFSGLDLSAVPDGLWLAIRQYLTRMHQLDPQVGWAMAERLASDLAAHTGTPAPQDVPPGAYLAAVVQERQAREARRAYGSGTTEAGPSPASRPGPAVGVHGGYPYPGAQSAAPLSPQPPVSYDVEAAPGVARPGVPVDGASSEKSSEGPRPAVPPEGRPASGFVPPA from the coding sequence GTGAGTGAGCTCGTGACGGGCGAGGCGGTGGCGCTTGAGCTGCGCCCTGCGAAACTGCCCAGCAGGGCGTTGGCCGTGCTGATCGATCTGATCGTGGCCATGGTCGTGTACATCGCCGTGACCGTCGCGCTGGTGGCCGCTTCCGCTTCTTTGGACGACGCTGCCCAGGTGGCGCTCTCGATCGCCGCGTTCCTGCTTGTACTGGTGGGCGGTCCGATCGCGGTCGAGACGCTCAGCCATGGCCGATCTCTGGGGAAGCTCGCCGTGGGACTTCGCGTGGTCCGGGACGACGGCGGGCCCATCCGCTTCCGGCATGCACTGGTGCGGGGCGCGATCGGTGTGATCGAGATTCTCATGACGTTCGGGGTGGTGGCCTGCATCGCCTCGCTCGTTTCGGCACGTGGCCGTCGGCTCGGTGACGTGTTCGCGGGGACGCTGGTCGTGCGGGAGCGGATTCCGGTGGGGCCCAGCGGATTCGTGCCGCCGCCTCCGCCCTGGCTGTCCGGCCGGTTCTCCGGGCTCGATCTGTCGGCGGTTCCCGATGGCCTGTGGCTTGCCATCCGTCAGTACCTGACGCGGATGCACCAACTCGACCCGCAGGTCGGCTGGGCCATGGCGGAGCGGCTGGCGTCCGATCTCGCGGCGCATACGGGAACTCCTGCGCCGCAGGATGTGCCCCCGGGCGCGTATCTGGCGGCGGTGGTGCAGGAACGACAAGCCCGCGAGGCCCGGCGGGCCTACGGCAGTGGCACGACGGAGGCCGGTCCGTCTCCTGCATCGAGGCCCGGCCCTGCGGTCGGAGTGCACGGCGGTTACCCGTATCCGGGGGCGCAGTCTGCTGCTCCGTTGTCTCCTCAGCCGCCTGTCTCGTACGACGTCGAGGCGGCTCCGGGCGTGGCGCGTCCTGGTGTTCCGGTGGATGGAGCCTCGTCCGAGAAGTCCTCCGAGGGGCCGCGGCCCGCCGTGCCGCCGGAGGGCAGGCCCGCTTCCGGGTTCGTTCCGCCGGCGTGA
- a CDS encoding DUF4350 domain-containing protein, which yields MTTEATLPSTSASPTVRQVWTRARGVVLALVLLLVAAVAIAAIRSTERHGGLDPRSADPYGSRAVAELLADRGVDTRVVTTLDEARAAAGPDTTLLIAIPDLLTHRQQSQLHSATADSGGRTLVVAPGSSSVERLAPGVVANPATSLDSTLSPDCALPAAQRAGSADTGGIRYTVTQPGYDECYPSERLPTLVRVPAASGDGDTVVLGAPDILYNDTLDEQGNASLALQLLGSRPHLVWYLPSLSDPSATDPDEEKGFLDLLPSGWLWGTLQLFFAAALAALWRARRLGPLVPEKLPVAIRASETVEGRARLYRKANARDRAATALRSTTRTRLAPLVGVPVTQAHAPEALLTALSAHLHREGDGQSLQPLLFGPTPSDDAALISLADQLDALEREVRRS from the coding sequence ATGACCACCGAGGCCACGCTCCCGTCCACCTCGGCCTCGCCCACCGTCCGCCAGGTGTGGACCCGCGCGCGAGGCGTCGTGCTCGCCCTCGTGCTTCTCCTCGTCGCGGCCGTGGCGATCGCGGCGATCCGCTCCACCGAACGCCACGGCGGCCTCGACCCGCGCTCCGCGGACCCCTACGGCAGCCGCGCCGTCGCCGAACTCCTCGCCGACCGAGGCGTCGACACCCGAGTGGTCACCACCCTCGACGAAGCACGCGCCGCGGCCGGCCCCGACACCACGCTCCTGATCGCCATACCCGACCTCCTGACGCACCGCCAGCAGAGCCAACTGCACTCCGCGACCGCCGACTCCGGCGGCCGCACCCTCGTCGTCGCCCCCGGCAGCTCGTCCGTGGAACGTCTGGCCCCCGGCGTCGTCGCGAACCCCGCCACCAGCCTCGACTCGACGCTCTCCCCCGACTGCGCCCTGCCGGCGGCCCAGCGCGCGGGCTCCGCCGACACCGGCGGTATCCGCTACACCGTCACACAGCCCGGCTACGACGAGTGCTACCCCAGCGAGCGCCTGCCCACCCTGGTGCGCGTCCCCGCGGCTTCCGGAGACGGCGACACCGTAGTGCTCGGCGCCCCCGACATCCTCTACAACGACACCCTCGACGAGCAGGGCAACGCCTCGCTCGCCCTCCAACTCCTCGGCTCCCGCCCCCATCTGGTCTGGTACCTCCCCTCGCTCTCCGACCCCTCAGCCACCGACCCGGACGAGGAAAAGGGCTTCCTCGACCTGCTCCCCTCGGGCTGGCTGTGGGGCACACTCCAGCTCTTCTTCGCGGCAGCACTCGCCGCCCTGTGGAGGGCACGCCGACTGGGCCCGCTCGTGCCCGAGAAACTCCCCGTGGCGATCCGCGCCTCCGAAACCGTCGAAGGCCGCGCCCGCCTCTACCGCAAAGCCAACGCCCGCGACCGCGCGGCCACCGCTCTTCGCTCCACCACCCGCACCCGCCTCGCCCCCCTCGTAGGCGTCCCCGTCACCCAGGCGCATGCGCCCGAAGCACTGCTCACCGCTCTGTCCGCCCATCTCCACAGAGAGGGAGACGGACAGTCCCTGCAGCCCCTCCTCTTCGGCCCGACGCCCAGCGACGACGCAGCCCTCATCTCCCTAGCCGACCAACTCGACGCCCTCGAAAGAGAGGTACGCCGTTCATGA